In Kogia breviceps isolate mKogBre1 chromosome 9, mKogBre1 haplotype 1, whole genome shotgun sequence, a single window of DNA contains:
- the IGFBP3 gene encoding insulin-like growth factor-binding protein 3 yields the protein MLRARPALWTAALTALALLHGPPAARAGAGAAGTGPVVRCEPCDARALAQCAPPPPAPPCAELVREPGCGCCLTCALREGQSCGVYTERCGSGLRCQPPPGEPRPLQALLDGRGLCANASAASRLRAYLLPATAVPGNGSESEEDRSMGSTENQALSSTHRVPDSKFHPVHTKMDVIKKGHAKDSQRYKVDYESQSTDTQNFSSESKRETEYGPCRREMEDTLNHLKFLNMLSPRGFHIPNCDKKGFYKKKQCRPSKGRKRGFCWCVDKYGQPLPGFDVKGKGDVHCYSMESK from the exons ATGCTGCGGGCGCGCCCCGCGCTCTGGACTGCGGCTCTGACCGCGCTAGCCTTGCTCCACGGGCCGCCAGCGGCACGGGCCGGCGCGGGCGCTGCGGGCACCGGCCCCGTGGTGCGCTGCGAGCCGTGCGACGCGCGTGCCCTGGCCCAGTGCGCGCCGCCTCCCCCTGCGCCCCCGTGCGCCGAGCTTGTGCGCGAGCCGGGCTGCGGCTGCTGCCTGACGTGCGCTCTGCGCGAGGGTCAGTCTTGCGGCGTCTACACCGAGCGCTGCGGCTCCGGCCTCCGCTGCCAGCCGCCGCCCGGCGAGCCGCGCCCGCTACAAGCGCTGCTGGACGGCCGCGGGCTCTGCGCCAACGCCAGCGCCGCCAGCCGCCTGCGCGCCTACCTGCTGCCCGCAACAGCCGTGCCAG GAAATGGCAGCGAGTCAGAGGAAGACCGCAGCATGGGGAGCACGGAGAACCAGGCCCTGAGCAGCACGCACAGGGTGCCCGACTCCAAATTCCACCCCGTCCACACCAAGATGGACGTCATCAAGAAAGGACACGCCAAGGACAGCCAGCGCTACAAGGTCGATTATGAGTCTCAGAGCACAGACACGCAGAACTTCTCGTCCGAGTCCAAGCGAGAGACGGAATAC GGGCCCTGCCGCCGGGAAATGGAGGACACGCTGAACCATCTCAAGTTCCTGAACATGCTCAGCCCCAGGGGCTTCCACATTCCCAACTGCGACAAGAAGGGCTTCTACAAGAAAAAGCAG TGCCGCCCTTCCAAAGGCAGGAAGCGGGGCTTCTGCTGGTGCGTGGACAAGTACGGACAGCCCCTCCCGGGCTTCGACGTGAAGGGGAAAGGGGACGTGCACTGCTACAGCATGGAGAGCAAGTAG
- the IGFBP1 gene encoding insulin-like growth factor-binding protein 1, with protein MPEVPAVRAWPLLLSLAVQLGSAAVAPQPWRCAPCSAERLALCPPVPASCPELTRPAGCGCCPTCALPLDAACGVATARCARGLSCRALPGEPRPLYALTRGQGACMPAPSAEATEAKDPATSENVSPESSEMTQEQLLDNFHLMAESSEDLPILWNAISNYESMRALETTDIKKRKEPCQQELYRVLDRLAREQQKAGDKLYKFYLPNCNKNGFYHSKQCETSLEGEPGLCWCVYPWSGKKILGSVSVRGDPKCHQYFNLEN; from the exons ATGCCCGAAGTCCCCGCCGTCCGCGCCTGGCCGCTTCTGCTCTCGCTGGCCGTTCAGCTCGGCTCAGCCGCTGTTGCTCCCCAGCCCTGGCGCTGCGCGCCCTGCTCCGCCGAGAGGCTGGCTCTCTGCCCTCCCGTGCCCGCCTCGTGCCCGGAGCTCACCCGGCCCGCCGGCTGCGGCTGTTGCCCCACGTGCGCCCTGCCGCTGGACGCCGCATGCGGCGTGGCCACTGCGCGCTGCGCCCGTGGGCTCAGCTGCCGCGCCCTGCCCGGGGAGCCTCGGCCCCTGTACGCCCTCACCCGCGGCCAGGGCGCCTGCATGCCCGCGCCCAGCGCCGAGGCCACAG AGGCAAAGGACCCTGCCACCTCAGAGAACGTGTCCCCTGAGAGCTCAGAGATGACCCAGGAGCAGCTTCTGGACAATTTCCACCTGATGGCTGAGTCCAGTGAGGACCTGCCCATCCTCTGGAATGCCATCAGTAACTATGAGAGCATGAGGGCTCTGGAGACCACCGACATCAAAAAGCGGAAG GAGCCCTGCCAGCAAGAACTCTACAGAGTGCTGGACAGATTAGCCAGGGAACAGCAGAAGGCAGGAGACAAGCTTTACAAATTTTATCTGCCAAACTGCAACAAGAATGGATTCTATCACAGCAAACAG TGCGAGACATCCCTGGAaggagagcctgggctctgctggtGTGTCTACCCTTGGAGCGGGAAGAAGATCCTGGGGTCCGTGTCAGTCAGAGGGGACCCCAAATGCCATCAGTATTTTAACttagagaactga